The following proteins are encoded in a genomic region of Diabrotica virgifera virgifera chromosome 1, PGI_DIABVI_V3a:
- the LOC126883525 gene encoding uncharacterized protein LOC126883525 yields MFIMSSNSSSCSSRESRGRKSCKVSSLFKMLKTQKKKTPQVECTFCTLQLSKNGTRLLEHIKKCLKCPEEVKIKYGVTERKQRNIGLLQTIHEKREEKVKEKPKSQSKEVSAFMDKMTPEQKVKADELLSRAIYSSQAPLALVENIQWQKLFKFLRPAYQIPTRHLVSGPLLDSEHLRVKAIVSENIGKI; encoded by the exons ATGTTTATAATGTCTTCGAATTCGAGTTCTTGTTCTTCGCGGGAATCACGGGGAAGGAAAAGTTGCAAAGTAAGTTCCCTGTTTAAAATGctaaaaacacagaaaaaaaaaactcCTCAAGTAGAGTGTACTTTTTGTACACTTCAACTATCAAAAAATGGGACACGTTTGTtggaacatattaaaaaatgccTAAAATGTCCAGAGGAAGTTAAAATAAAGTATGGAGTGACGGAGAGAAAACAACGAAACATTGGACTATTACAAACAATACATGAAAAAAGGGAGGAAAAAGTTAAAG aaaaaCCGAAATCACAATCTAAAGAGGTGTCCGCATTCATGGATAAAATGACACCTGAACAAAAAGTAAAAGCCGATGAACTGCTTAGCCGGGCTATCTATTCAAGTCAAGCACCACTGGCTTTAGTAGAAAATATACAGTGGCAGAAGTTGTTTAAATTTCTCAGACCTGCTTATCAGATACCAACCCGACACCTTGTATCAGGCCCACTATTAGACAGTGAGCACCTACGTGTAAAGGCTATAGTTTCGGAAAACATTGGTAAGATTTAA